Part of the Streptomyces sp. WMMC500 genome is shown below.
GGGCGGCGGCGGCCATTCGGGTGGCCGGTCCCGCCCGCGCTCACTCGCCCCGCACCCGCACCGGCAGGTCGGGCTCCGCGCCGTCCTCGCGCTGGACCGTCGTACGGCCCGTCCACCGCGTCACGTACCGGTCGAGGCGCGGTGCCTCCCAGCCGTCGCCGTCGTTCCGCACGACCACGCCGCCGCCGGTGACGCCGGGCGCCGGCGCCCAGACCTCCAGCTCCATGCCGCCGTCCGCGCCCGTGACCGGCAACACCGCGCCCGCCCGGGCCAGCACCGGCACGCGGTCCTGCGGCGCCGCCAGCTCCACGGTGCCCGGGCCCCTCAGCGCGCGGCCCGTCGCCGTGTCGTACCACCGCCCCGCCGGCAGCCGCACCGCGCGCCGCCGCACCCCCGCGGCCAGGACCGGCGCCACCAGCAGCGCGTCGCCGAGCAGAAAGGCGTCCTCCGTCTCGCGCAGCGCCCGGTCCGCGGGGTCGTACCACCACACAGGACGGACGAAAGGCGCGCCTGTGCGCTCCGCGAGCCGGGCGAGCGTCCTGAAATACGGCCGCAGGCGCTCCCGCTCGCGCAGCGCCGCGCCGGCGTGCGCCAGCACCTCGGGCCCGAACTCCCACGGCTCGCGCCGGCCCGCGTCGAACGCGCAGTGCGTGCGGAACAGCGGAAGGTACGAGCCGAGCTGGAGCCAGCGCAGATACAGCTCCGGCTCCGGCCGCCCGTCGAACCCGCCGACGTCCGGTCCCGAGTACGGCACCCCGCACAGGCCGAGGCCGACGACGAGCGCCAGCGACGCCGCCAGGCCGGGCCAGCCGGTGGCCACGTCGCCGGACCAGGTGCCGCCGTAGCGCTGCAGGCCGGCCCAGCCGGAGCGGGAGAACAGGAAGGGGCGGCGGTCGGGCTGCAGACCGGTCAGCGCCCCGTACGCGGCGCGGGCCATGAGCAGTGCGTAGACGTTGTGCGCCTCGCGGTGGTCGCCGCCGCGGCCCTCCAGGGCGTGCCGGGCGGAGCGGGGCAGGGTCTGCTCGCCGAAGGCCGCGAAGGACGCGGGCTCGTTCATGTCGTGCCAGAAGCCGGTGAAGCCCTGCTGCAGCCGCTCGGCGTAGAGCCCGCCCCACCACTTGCGCGCCCGCGGGTCGGTGAAGTCGGGGAAGACCGCGTCGCCCGGCCACACCACGCCGCGTACGGGCCTGCCGCGCGTGTCCCGTACGAACGCGTCGGCGGCCACGCCCGCGTCGTACACCGGATAGCCCGGCTCCGCCTTCACCCCCGGGTCGACGATCGAGACCATGCGCACGCCGTCGGCGGCCAGCTCCCGGGCCAGCCGGGGCAGGTCGGGGAAGCGCTGCGGGTCGGCGGTGAAGACGCGGTGGCCGTCGTAGTGGTCGATGTCCAGGTGCACCGCGGCCAGCGGCAGACCGCGCTCGCGGTACCCGCGCACCACGCGGCGCACGCCCTCGGCGCCGCCGAAGCCCCAGCGGGCGTGCTGGTGGCCCAGCGCCCAGCCCGGCGGGACGGCGGGGGCGCCGGTGAGCGCCGTCCAGCTCTGCAGGACGCGGGCCGGGGAGCCGGCCATCACCCAGTAGCGCAGCGGGCCGCCGTCCATGCGCACCTCGACGCGGCCGGGGCGGTCGTGGCCGGAGCCCGCGCCCTCGGCGCCGCGGTACAGCTCGACGCTGCCGTCCCAGGAGTTGTCGTGGAAGAGCAGATGGCAGCCGGCGTCGGAGACGACGAACTGCACGGGCATCGTCAGCGACAGCGGATCGTCGCCGGGGGTGAAGGCGCCGCCGGGATCGGTGTTCCACAGGCGGTAGCGGCCGTCCGGCAGGGAGGGGCCCGCGGACCGGCCGCCCAGGCCGAAGAACCGGGCGTCGGGGGCGACGTGCGCGCGCTGCACCCAGCGCCGTACGCCGCCGGCCTCCGGGCCCGCCGGGCCGCCGGGCGACTCCCACCAGCGCGGCGGCTGCTCCCGGCGCAGCGCCACGCCGGCCGGCGTGCGGACCTCCACCGCCCCCCGGCGGGACACCGCCACCGTGACCCGCTCCGACACCACCCGCCAGCCGCCGCCCGCCGCGTCCGGTTCGAGCTCCACGCGCGCGTCCGTCTCCGGCCCGCGGGCGAGCGCGTACGAAGGCTCCGGCTCGGTACCGTCCCAGCCGCAGAACACCGCGCCGGTCGTCGTCACCCGCAGTTGCAGCGTGGAGCGGCCGAAGCGGATCACGCCCCCGCCGGGGGCGGGTTCGGCCGCGACCGCGAGCCCCGGCACCCGGGCCCGTTCCACACGGCGGCGGGGGAGCGCGGCGGCGTCGGCCCGCCGGTTCCGCACGGCGGCGCGCAGCGCGCGGGCACGCCGGGTGAGGACGGAGGGATCCATGCTGATCAGCCTGCCACCGCGCACTACGGCGAGCGAGAGAGTTCAACCGCTGTTCACCGGGAGTGCGGTCGCGCGCCCCCTGCGCACACCGCACCACGGCCCGGCCGGGTCGTACTGGTGCCGCATTCGATCACGTGGCATCGTCTCACCGGAGCACCGGCCACCCTCGCCGGGCGCTCCGCGAGCGCCGCGGCCGCCCCACCGGACCGGCGGCGGCGCAGACCCTCATGCGGATGCCGTACCACGGGAGTCACGCCATGCCGAGCCAGCCGCCCACAGAACCGCCCGCGCCGACCGCGGCTTCCTCGCCGGCTGCGTCGCCTCCGTCAGCTCCGCCGCCCGCGGCGCTGTGGCGGCCGGGGCCGGAGCGCGTCGCGCGGGCGCAGCTCACCCGCTTCCACCGCTGGGCCGCCGCGCACCACGGCGCGCCGGAACCCGTGCCCGGCGACCCGGAGGCGGACTACGCGGCGCTGCACCGCTGGTCGGTGGCGCCGGACGGCGGCCTCGCGCGGTTCTGGCAGGCGGCGGCCGAGTGGTTCGACGTCCGGTTCTCCAGCCCGTACGAGACGGTCCTCGCGGACGCCGCCATGCCGGGCGCCCGCTGGTTCCCCGGCGCCCGGCTCAACTACGCGGAGCACGCGCTGCGCCACGACGTCGGCGACGGGGGCGGTGCCGCCGCCGGGCCGGCACTGCTGCACGTCGCCGAGGGCGCCGAGCCGCAGCCCGTGAGCCGGGCGGAGCTGCGGGCGCGGGTCGGCTCGCTGGCGGCGGAGCTGCGCCGGCTCGGGGTGCGGCCCGGAGACCGCGTGGGCGCCTACCTGCCGAACATCCCGCAGGCCGTCGTCGCGCTGCTGGCGACCGCGGCGGTCGGCGCCGTCTGGACCTCCTGCTCGCCGGACTTCGGCGCCCGCAGCGTCCTGGACCGCTTCCGCCAGGTGGAGCCGGTGGTGCTCGTCACCGTCGACGGCTACCGCTACGGCGGCAAGGAACACGACCGCCGCGAGACCGTCGCGGAACTGCGCCGAGAACTGCCCACCCTGCGCGCCGTCGTGCACGTACCGCTGCTCGGCACCCCGCCGCCCGACGGCGCGCTGGAGTGGGACGCGCTGGTGGCCACGGGCGCCGAACCGGTCTTCGAGCAGGTGCCGTTCGACCACCCGCTGTGGGTGCTGTACTCCTCCGGCACCACCGGCCTGCCCAAGGCGATCGTGCAGTCCCAGGGCGGCATCCTGCTGGAACACCTGAAGCAGCTCGCGCTGCACTGCGACCTCGGCCCGGGCGACCGCTTCTTCTGGTACACCTCCACCGGCTGGATGATGTGGAACTTCCTCGTCTCCGGCCTGCTGGTGGGCGCCACCGTGATCACGTACGACGGCAGCCCCGGGCACCCGGACGTGGCCGGGCAGTGGCGGGTCGCGGAGCGCACGGGGGCGACGTTCTTCGGCACGTCCGCGGCGTACGTCATGGCCTGCCGCAAGGCGGACGTGCACCCCGGCCGCGACCTGGACCTGGCGCGCGTGCGCTGCGTGGCCACGACGGGTTCGCCGCTGCCGCCGGACGGATTCCGGTGGATCCACGACGAGTTCCACCGGGCCGGGC
Proteins encoded:
- a CDS encoding TIM-barrel domain-containing protein: MDPSVLTRRARALRAAVRNRRADAAALPRRRVERARVPGLAVAAEPAPGGGVIRFGRSTLQLRVTTTGAVFCGWDGTEPEPSYALARGPETDARVELEPDAAGGGWRVVSERVTVAVSRRGAVEVRTPAGVALRREQPPRWWESPGGPAGPEAGGVRRWVQRAHVAPDARFFGLGGRSAGPSLPDGRYRLWNTDPGGAFTPGDDPLSLTMPVQFVVSDAGCHLLFHDNSWDGSVELYRGAEGAGSGHDRPGRVEVRMDGGPLRYWVMAGSPARVLQSWTALTGAPAVPPGWALGHQHARWGFGGAEGVRRVVRGYRERGLPLAAVHLDIDHYDGHRVFTADPQRFPDLPRLARELAADGVRMVSIVDPGVKAEPGYPVYDAGVAADAFVRDTRGRPVRGVVWPGDAVFPDFTDPRARKWWGGLYAERLQQGFTGFWHDMNEPASFAAFGEQTLPRSARHALEGRGGDHREAHNVYALLMARAAYGALTGLQPDRRPFLFSRSGWAGLQRYGGTWSGDVATGWPGLAASLALVVGLGLCGVPYSGPDVGGFDGRPEPELYLRWLQLGSYLPLFRTHCAFDAGRREPWEFGPEVLAHAGAALRERERLRPYFRTLARLAERTGAPFVRPVWWYDPADRALRETEDAFLLGDALLVAPVLAAGVRRRAVRLPAGRWYDTATGRALRGPGTVELAAPQDRVPVLARAGAVLPVTGADGGMELEVWAPAPGVTGGGVVVRNDGDGWEAPRLDRYVTRWTGRTTVQREDGAEPDLPVRVRGE
- a CDS encoding acetoacetate--CoA ligase produces the protein MPSQPPTEPPAPTAASSPAASPPSAPPPAALWRPGPERVARAQLTRFHRWAAAHHGAPEPVPGDPEADYAALHRWSVAPDGGLARFWQAAAEWFDVRFSSPYETVLADAAMPGARWFPGARLNYAEHALRHDVGDGGGAAAGPALLHVAEGAEPQPVSRAELRARVGSLAAELRRLGVRPGDRVGAYLPNIPQAVVALLATAAVGAVWTSCSPDFGARSVLDRFRQVEPVVLVTVDGYRYGGKEHDRRETVAELRRELPTLRAVVHVPLLGTPPPDGALEWDALVATGAEPVFEQVPFDHPLWVLYSSGTTGLPKAIVQSQGGILLEHLKQLALHCDLGPGDRFFWYTSTGWMMWNFLVSGLLVGATVITYDGSPGHPDVAGQWRVAERTGATFFGTSAAYVMACRKADVHPGRDLDLARVRCVATTGSPLPPDGFRWIHDEFHRAGPSGPADMWIASVSGGTDVCSCFAGAVPTLPVHVGELQAAGLATDLRAWDPAGEPVTDEVGELVVTQPMPSMPVRFWNDPDGGRYRDSYFSTYPGVWRHGDWITLTSRGSVVIHGRSDSTLNRQGVRMGSADIYEVVERLPEVRESLVIGVEQPDGGYWMPLFVDLTPGARLDDGLRNRIRDALRAQLSPRHVPDEVIEVEAVPHTLTGKRLEVPVKRMLQGTPLEKAVNPGSVDRVELLRFYERLARERD